From Roseibium alexandrii DFL-11, the proteins below share one genomic window:
- the adhP gene encoding alcohol dehydrogenase AdhP: protein MPKMKAAVVTGFGKPLEIREVEKPGAREGHIVVKIEASGVCHTDLHAAKGDWPVRPEPPFIPGHEGVGYVAEVGRGVTSVKEGDRVGVPWLHHACGHCNSCITGWETLCRTDPQYTGYTVNGGFAEYVEADPAYVGHIPDGVDFAPAAPILCAGVTVYKGLKECDLRPGKSVVISGVGGLGHLAVQYAKAMGLHVIAVDVADHKLKLASDLGAEITINARTQDPIEELTRLGGADGVLVTAVSNSAFAQAVGMLAPGGTMSLVGLPPGDFPLNIFDVVLNRKTIRGSIVGTRADLAESFAFAAEGKVASHYATESLDNINDIFGRMELGKIDGRIVMTL, encoded by the coding sequence ATGCCCAAAATGAAAGCTGCAGTGGTCACAGGATTTGGCAAGCCACTGGAAATCAGAGAGGTCGAAAAGCCAGGCGCGCGTGAAGGTCACATCGTGGTCAAGATCGAAGCCAGCGGTGTGTGCCATACCGACCTCCATGCCGCCAAGGGCGATTGGCCCGTCAGGCCTGAACCGCCCTTCATTCCGGGCCATGAAGGTGTCGGCTACGTTGCCGAGGTCGGGCGCGGTGTCACGTCTGTTAAGGAGGGCGACCGTGTTGGGGTGCCCTGGCTTCATCATGCTTGCGGCCACTGCAACTCATGCATAACCGGTTGGGAAACCCTTTGCCGGACCGATCCGCAGTACACCGGATACACAGTCAATGGCGGGTTCGCCGAGTATGTCGAAGCTGATCCGGCCTATGTCGGGCATATTCCGGACGGGGTCGATTTCGCGCCGGCAGCGCCGATCCTGTGCGCGGGCGTCACGGTCTATAAAGGCCTGAAGGAATGTGACCTTCGCCCTGGGAAGAGCGTCGTCATATCCGGTGTCGGTGGGTTGGGGCACCTCGCGGTTCAATACGCCAAGGCAATGGGGCTGCATGTCATTGCCGTGGACGTTGCTGATCACAAGCTGAAGCTTGCCTCTGATTTGGGCGCCGAAATTACAATCAATGCTAGGACACAAGACCCAATAGAGGAGCTCACCCGATTGGGCGGCGCAGATGGTGTGCTGGTAACGGCCGTCTCGAATTCCGCTTTTGCCCAAGCGGTCGGCATGTTGGCTCCCGGCGGAACCATGAGCCTTGTCGGCCTGCCGCCCGGCGATTTCCCGCTTAACATTTTTGACGTTGTTCTCAACCGGAAAACCATCCGGGGCTCGATCGTTGGAACACGGGCGGATCTCGCTGAAAGCTTTGCATTTGCCGCAGAGGGAAAAGTTGCGTCGCATTACGCCACAGAGTCACTCGACAACATCAATGACATCTTTGGCCGGATGGAGCTGGGCAAAATCGACGGCCGCATTGTGATGACGTTGTAA
- a CDS encoding helix-turn-helix domain-containing protein: MLSKPFLTTHEIAELLKVREPTVRTWIHQEELRAVKLGREFRVAVKDLEAFVNEHATRAPSWK, translated from the coding sequence ATGCTGAGCAAACCTTTTCTGACAACGCATGAAATTGCCGAACTCCTGAAGGTGCGGGAACCAACGGTGCGGACCTGGATCCATCAAGAGGAACTGCGGGCCGTGAAGCTCGGCCGGGAGTTTCGAGTGGCGGTCAAAGACCTAGAGGCCTTTGTGAACGAACACGCGACCAGAGCGCCCAGCTGGAAATAA